One Niallia circulans DNA segment encodes these proteins:
- a CDS encoding heavy metal translocating P-type ATPase produces the protein MSDKCCGSNKESKDESNIVSASACCSSHSEKTNNVVSKESSCCSSSKDAEESSCCSSGSSSKETKEVASACCSTNEDTSELFNILPAESSCCNSPKVSEKDSCCSNESAADASACCDYSVKKSEEMASSCCSTADLNNGEEIVIENNPGEKQDFLVSGMDCPACAKTIEKGLGSLPGIDTVKVNYSTAKMQVYASNADAFVLIEKEIKKLGYSAEVLQQNKNLRTYDIVGMDCGSCAKSIENHLHKNPSVKEVTVNFSTGKMKIEHSNSVDEIISEVSKIGYSAALKSNKKTSVEKPKSKKENGIIISSGLLIVLGFLLSYLTVPAIVSTLFYAAAIVISGYKPVKSAFYAIKSRSLDMNVLMSAAAIGAALIGEWLEGATVVWLFAIGNYLQTKSIERTRNSIRSLMDLSPSEAWVKVGNDLVKKPVEEISVGTIIVIKPGERIALDGDVIQGESSVNQAPITGESIPVDKGLGDAVYAGTINEHGLLEIKVTKLVEDTTISKIIHLVEEAQEQKAPTEAFVDKFASIYTPIVFIAALVIIIFPPMLGFGTWGEWFYKGLELLVVACPCALVISTPVAIVSAIGNAARNGVLIKGGTFLEAAGAISAIAFDKTGTLTEGKPTVSDIKTFIGSEEELLSIALTLEEYSTHPIAKAIVNHVRELERSAKDGLEFKNIVGKGVQATINEEVYYAGNLKLFKELSIPLDIVEAYVNELQNNGKTVVIIGTKTEVIGVISVADTIRENSAVALKSLLSSGIKQTVMLTGDNEGTAKLIASKANVNRYFANLLPEDKVAAVKKLQEEGYKVAMVGDGINDAPALATADLGIAMGGAGTDTAMETADIVLMADNLEKLPHTITLSKKALSIIKQNIWFSILIKVIALVMIFPGWLTLWMAVLSDTGAALIVILNALRLLRINS, from the coding sequence GTGTCTGATAAATGCTGTGGTTCAAATAAGGAAAGCAAGGATGAAAGCAACATAGTTTCAGCCTCTGCTTGTTGTTCTAGCCATTCGGAAAAAACAAACAATGTTGTATCGAAGGAAAGTAGCTGTTGTAGCAGTAGTAAAGATGCAGAGGAAAGTTCATGCTGCAGTTCGGGATCTTCAAGTAAAGAAACGAAAGAAGTCGCCTCTGCTTGTTGTTCCACAAACGAGGATACATCGGAGTTATTTAATATACTTCCGGCAGAAAGCAGCTGCTGCAATAGTCCAAAAGTATCGGAGAAGGACTCATGCTGCAGCAATGAGTCAGCGGCAGACGCAAGTGCGTGCTGTGATTATTCCGTTAAGAAGTCAGAAGAAATGGCTAGCTCTTGTTGTAGTACTGCAGATTTAAATAATGGTGAAGAAATTGTCATTGAAAATAATCCAGGAGAAAAGCAAGACTTTCTTGTTAGCGGGATGGATTGCCCTGCTTGTGCGAAAACGATTGAAAAGGGATTAGGATCACTACCGGGCATTGATACGGTGAAAGTAAATTATAGTACGGCAAAAATGCAAGTGTATGCCTCTAATGCAGATGCTTTCGTTCTCATAGAAAAAGAAATAAAGAAACTTGGTTACTCGGCAGAGGTGCTGCAACAAAACAAGAATCTACGAACGTATGATATCGTGGGAATGGACTGTGGCAGCTGTGCGAAAAGCATTGAAAATCACCTTCATAAAAACCCTTCTGTTAAAGAAGTAACTGTTAATTTCTCAACAGGGAAAATGAAAATAGAACATTCCAATAGTGTAGATGAAATTATCTCAGAAGTAAGTAAAATTGGGTATAGTGCTGCATTAAAATCAAATAAAAAAACATCTGTGGAAAAACCAAAAAGTAAAAAAGAAAATGGGATTATTATTTCTTCTGGTCTTCTTATCGTATTAGGATTTCTACTATCTTATTTAACTGTTCCTGCGATTGTGTCGACTCTTTTTTATGCGGCCGCTATCGTAATAAGTGGGTATAAACCAGTAAAAAGTGCTTTTTATGCTATTAAGAGTCGATCTCTCGATATGAACGTGCTTATGTCAGCGGCCGCCATAGGAGCTGCCTTAATCGGAGAATGGTTGGAAGGGGCGACAGTGGTTTGGTTGTTCGCCATCGGAAATTATCTGCAAACAAAATCTATTGAAAGAACTAGGAACTCTATTCGCAGTTTAATGGATTTATCTCCATCAGAGGCTTGGGTCAAGGTTGGAAATGATTTAGTTAAAAAGCCAGTGGAGGAAATTTCAGTCGGTACAATAATTGTTATTAAACCTGGTGAGCGCATTGCTTTGGATGGAGATGTGATTCAAGGTGAATCAAGTGTAAACCAAGCACCTATCACTGGTGAATCCATTCCTGTAGATAAGGGATTAGGGGATGCGGTATATGCTGGTACCATAAATGAACATGGTTTATTAGAAATAAAAGTTACAAAGCTTGTTGAAGATACGACTATATCGAAAATCATTCATTTAGTGGAAGAAGCACAAGAACAAAAAGCACCAACAGAAGCTTTTGTTGATAAATTTGCCAGCATCTATACACCGATTGTATTTATAGCAGCACTTGTGATTATTATTTTTCCGCCAATGCTTGGATTTGGCACATGGGGCGAATGGTTCTATAAAGGGCTTGAGTTACTTGTGGTTGCTTGTCCATGTGCGTTAGTAATCTCAACACCTGTAGCAATTGTTTCTGCCATTGGCAATGCAGCTAGAAATGGTGTCCTGATAAAAGGAGGTACCTTCTTAGAAGCTGCTGGTGCTATCAGTGCCATTGCATTTGATAAAACAGGTACGCTCACAGAAGGAAAGCCGACGGTATCAGACATTAAAACCTTTATCGGTTCAGAAGAAGAACTGCTGTCAATTGCTCTTACATTGGAAGAGTACTCCACACATCCGATTGCTAAAGCGATTGTCAATCATGTAAGGGAACTAGAAAGGTCTGCTAAAGACGGATTAGAATTTAAAAACATAGTTGGAAAAGGTGTTCAAGCTACTATTAACGAAGAAGTATACTATGCAGGAAACCTGAAATTGTTTAAAGAGTTGAGTATCCCACTAGATATAGTGGAAGCTTATGTGAATGAGTTGCAAAATAATGGGAAGACAGTAGTTATCATAGGCACAAAAACTGAAGTTATTGGCGTAATATCAGTGGCAGATACGATACGTGAAAACTCTGCTGTTGCACTAAAATCATTATTATCAAGTGGCATAAAGCAGACGGTTATGTTAACAGGAGATAATGAAGGAACAGCTAAATTGATTGCTTCTAAGGCAAATGTTAACAGGTACTTTGCTAATTTATTGCCTGAAGATAAGGTGGCTGCAGTCAAGAAATTGCAGGAAGAAGGCTACAAAGTAGCGATGGTTGGTGATGGTATAAATGATGCGCCAGCTTTGGCAACAGCTGATTTAGGTATCGCTATGGGTGGGGCTGGAACAGACACTGCAATGGAAACAGCAGATATTGTGTTAATGGCTGATAATCTTGAGAAGCTGCCACACACCATCACATTAAGTAAAAAAGCATTAAGCATTATAAAACAAAATATTTGGTTTTCAATCTTAATTAAAGTCATCGCATTAGTTATGATTTTTCCTGGATGGTTAACACTTTGGATGGCTGTGTTAAGTGATACAGGGGCAGCGTTAATTGTTATTTTAAATGCTTTACGATTACTGCGCATAAATAGTTAA
- a CDS encoding SE1832 family protein gives MNKKDIEYSILELKNEYLQVQDNLEKLEYVKGNLAPLENRLSEIEKELQSLNQMLNEI, from the coding sequence ATGAATAAAAAAGATATTGAATATAGCATTTTGGAATTAAAGAACGAATATTTACAGGTTCAAGACAATCTAGAAAAATTAGAATATGTAAAAGGAAACTTGGCCCCCTTAGAAAATAGGCTTTCTGAAATTGAGAAAGAATTACAATCTCTTAATCAGATGTTAAATGAAATTTAG
- a CDS encoding GNAT family N-acetyltransferase → MKSAGHIFLIVKADEVDLDVRTQMSEIFAEGFTQWLIFFSKDKNIIAKAFAHMFILDQFYVAIANGEIAGVTACTDGTKKSVKLNNKELRKHLGFFKGSMAGIFLKKEFEAPYKNFPLNTGSIEFVGTAPEFRGQGVASQIIQHILENTPYNHYVIEEVADTNTPAMNLYKKIGFEEYKRKAVPQKVAKKIGINNFLALKYVKNRRNSS, encoded by the coding sequence ATGAAATCCGCTGGTCATATCTTTCTAATTGTTAAAGCCGATGAGGTTGATTTAGATGTAAGAACGCAAATGTCTGAAATTTTTGCAGAAGGCTTTACACAATGGCTGATTTTTTTTTCTAAAGATAAGAATATTATTGCAAAAGCCTTTGCTCATATGTTTATTTTAGATCAGTTTTATGTAGCTATAGCAAATGGGGAAATTGCTGGAGTAACTGCATGTACAGATGGAACAAAAAAATCAGTGAAATTAAATAATAAAGAGTTGAGAAAGCACTTGGGTTTCTTTAAAGGAAGCATGGCAGGAATCTTTTTGAAAAAGGAATTTGAAGCACCCTATAAAAACTTCCCGCTTAATACTGGATCAATTGAGTTTGTTGGCACAGCTCCTGAATTTAGAGGGCAGGGCGTAGCATCTCAAATCATCCAGCATATTCTTGAAAATACACCGTACAATCATTATGTTATTGAAGAAGTTGCTGATACGAATACGCCGGCAATGAATTTATATAAAAAAATAGGCTTTGAAGAATATAAACGGAAGGCTGTTCCACAAAAGGTAGCAAAAAAAATTGGAATAAATAATTTTTTGGCATTGAAGTATGTGAAAAATAGAAGGAACTCCAGTTGA
- a CDS encoding metal ABC transporter substrate-binding protein, with protein sequence MKKMMLGIIATMILVLSACSNGEQTTSTDDKTIKIVATYSIIADMVKNITGDKAEVNSLVPIGTDPHMYDPLPDDTKKVSEADLVFYNGLNLETGKGWFQDLLKVTDKTDVAFPVTEEVTPIYLSEKGKESQEDPHAWLDIQNAIKYVDVITNQVIQADPDNEEYYLQNKTKYVAELEEIDQYARTQIAKIPEEKRILVTSEGAFKYFAKAYGFESAFIWEINTDSQGTPEQMNRIIDIINTEKVPALFVETSVNPKTMETVSKETNVPIYSKIFTDSLAKKGEPGDTYISMIKWNIDKVIEGLTP encoded by the coding sequence TTGAAAAAAATGATGCTTGGAATAATCGCTACTATGATTCTTGTACTTTCGGCTTGTTCTAACGGAGAACAAACTACCTCAACGGATGATAAAACCATTAAAATTGTTGCGACATATTCTATTATTGCGGATATGGTCAAAAATATTACTGGTGATAAAGCAGAAGTTAACAGTTTGGTTCCAATTGGAACAGATCCGCACATGTATGATCCGTTGCCAGATGATACTAAAAAGGTATCTGAAGCAGATTTGGTTTTTTATAATGGATTAAACCTGGAAACTGGGAAAGGCTGGTTTCAAGATCTTCTGAAGGTTACCGATAAAACGGACGTAGCTTTTCCTGTCACAGAAGAGGTCACACCAATCTATCTAAGTGAAAAAGGAAAAGAATCGCAAGAAGATCCCCATGCATGGTTAGATATTCAAAATGCCATTAAGTATGTGGATGTTATAACCAACCAAGTCATTCAAGCTGATCCCGACAATGAAGAATACTATTTACAAAATAAAACAAAGTATGTCGCCGAGCTTGAAGAGATTGATCAATATGCACGAACACAAATAGCTAAAATTCCCGAGGAAAAACGCATTCTTGTAACAAGTGAAGGTGCTTTTAAATACTTCGCCAAAGCATATGGCTTTGAATCTGCATTTATCTGGGAAATTAATACTGACAGCCAAGGTACCCCAGAACAAATGAATAGAATTATAGACATAATTAATACAGAAAAAGTGCCAGCATTATTTGTTGAAACAAGTGTCAATCCAAAAACAATGGAGACCGTATCTAAAGAAACAAATGTACCAATTTACTCAAAAATTTTCACAGACTCGCTCGCTAAAAAAGGTGAACCTGGAGATACGTATATCTCCATGATTAAATGGAATATAGATAAGGTAATCGAAGGATTGACTCCTTAA
- a CDS encoding metal ABC transporter permease produces MIEFLSNALNIPTYALNAGLSSIILGIVSGVLGSFIVLRKMSLMGDALSHAVLPGVAISYILGINILFGASVFGLLAAILIQFITNRSTIKSDTSIGIILSSFFALGIVLITFARSGLDLTHILFGNILAVPNSEITQAFIIMLVVIGIVTLFYKELLISSFDPIVSKGAGLNTTFYHYLLMTLLSFVTVSFLSQVGIVLVIAMLVIPAATSYLWTKKLFHMIVFASLYGALSGVVGVWISFRFNLPTSATIVLVGVTGFAISFILSPKNNFFTKGRLLN; encoded by the coding sequence ATGATTGAATTTTTAAGTAATGCACTGAATATTCCTACTTATGCATTGAATGCAGGCTTGTCCTCCATTATTCTTGGGATTGTTTCAGGCGTTTTAGGAAGTTTCATTGTACTTAGGAAGATGTCCTTAATGGGGGATGCACTTTCTCATGCGGTATTACCAGGTGTCGCCATTTCTTATATATTGGGGATTAACATTTTATTTGGTGCTTCCGTGTTTGGTTTACTTGCGGCTATTTTAATTCAATTCATAACGAATCGAAGCACAATTAAAAGTGATACCTCTATCGGTATTATCTTAAGTTCGTTTTTTGCGCTAGGCATTGTGCTCATTACATTCGCACGAAGCGGACTTGATTTAACCCATATTTTATTTGGAAATATTTTAGCAGTTCCAAACTCTGAAATAACTCAAGCTTTCATCATTATGCTAGTCGTTATCGGAATAGTTACTTTATTTTACAAAGAACTACTCATCAGCTCTTTTGATCCGATTGTTTCAAAAGGAGCTGGTCTCAACACCACTTTCTATCACTATTTGCTTATGACACTACTCTCCTTTGTGACTGTTTCCTTTTTATCACAAGTCGGAATAGTTTTGGTCATTGCCATGCTCGTCATTCCAGCCGCAACATCTTATTTATGGACCAAAAAGCTATTTCATATGATTGTTTTCGCCTCTCTCTATGGCGCACTTTCTGGTGTTGTAGGTGTTTGGATTAGCTTCAGATTTAATTTGCCAACGAGTGCCACGATTGTGTTGGTCGGTGTAACAGGCTTTGCGATTTCGTTTATTCTTTCTCCAAAAAACAACTTTTTTACGAAGGGTAGGTTATTAAATTGA
- a CDS encoding metal ABC transporter ATP-binding protein, translated as MLSVKELNVDYFGNHALQDVHIDIPLGYSIGIIGPNGAGKSTFLKALLGIIKKSSGTILVNDSPISLSKKDIAYVPQKSEVDLTFPITVRETILTGTYPKLKLFRRPGKKEKEQVERCMDMVEISDLADKQIGNLSGGQLQRVFIARALAQKADIFFLDEPFVGIDLVSEKIIVQLLKKLKKQGKTILVVHHDLHEVEEYFDKIMIFNKKLIAFGDITTTFTTENIKAAYGSSLGSIQIKGIGDNSHHD; from the coding sequence ATGTTAAGTGTAAAGGAACTGAATGTTGACTATTTCGGCAATCACGCACTTCAAGACGTTCATATTGATATTCCCTTAGGGTACTCCATCGGAATTATTGGACCTAACGGTGCAGGTAAATCCACCTTTCTTAAAGCTTTATTGGGAATCATAAAAAAAAGCAGTGGGACTATTCTAGTGAATGATTCGCCTATTTCTCTGTCAAAAAAAGATATCGCCTATGTTCCACAAAAAAGTGAAGTGGATCTAACTTTTCCTATTACTGTTAGGGAAACGATTTTAACTGGAACCTATCCCAAACTTAAACTGTTCCGTCGTCCCGGAAAAAAGGAAAAAGAGCAAGTGGAGCGCTGTATGGACATGGTGGAAATTAGCGATCTTGCTGACAAACAAATCGGTAATTTGTCTGGTGGTCAACTGCAAAGAGTATTTATAGCTCGGGCATTGGCTCAAAAAGCAGACATATTTTTCCTAGATGAACCGTTTGTTGGTATCGATTTAGTGAGCGAAAAAATTATCGTACAGCTTCTTAAAAAGTTGAAAAAGCAAGGAAAAACTATACTTGTGGTACACCATGATTTACATGAAGTGGAGGAATACTTTGATAAAATAATGATTTTTAACAAGAAGCTGATTGCTTTTGGCGATATAACAACAACCTTCACAACGGAAAACATCAAAGCTGCATATGGCTCTTCATTAGGAAGCATCCAAATTAAAGGGATAGGAGACAACAGTCATCATGATTGA
- a CDS encoding sensor histidine kinase, whose protein sequence is MRKRGITVKLFAITAIFFLAFYAMIMIFQLLFFDRFYQHHKTKEAAEHLHQLAEGYVKESWSEAEFIKQTFSYMRVTKSPVTVVDAEGFQLVQDPFNIMVETEDGAVIEVSLSLLVANYGKQVQALNFRNGDTLIVEGEIDDGDSSVIYPSVIHKDKFSVGEDPDDDEVRIEGKIKSVSLPKDGMINRGLGILYDALLEWFPLKEEQIKQLSDGESLQLNWVESWSGKHNLVLIEPIKKDGEMQFMFSVTSIQEIKDTNEALRMFYVYIGVAGFILIILLSLFFSRIVSRPLIKLNEMAKKMVNLDFSLVKPIQQKDELGSLSNNMLVMAKNLDVALNDLKQANKKLKEDMKKREQMEKEQREFFEHASHELKTPLSIVKSFAEGLQDGVSPDKHDHYVEVIIEESEKMEVLIKDMLDLAKLENGAIKLRKTSFLLSEMIEVLAYKLYCIAQEKNVVIEIMPKNEQHILADYEWMERVMQNLLINAVRHSEPNSVIVIRIGLDQKNGGSIFEIENKGTQIPKEHLENIWKRFYRTESSRSRMTGGTGLGLAIVQQILNLHGFHYGAENMPDGMRFFVRFK, encoded by the coding sequence ATGAGAAAACGCGGTATCACTGTAAAATTATTCGCAATAACAGCAATATTTTTTTTGGCGTTTTACGCCATGATTATGATATTTCAGCTATTATTCTTTGATCGTTTTTATCAGCATCATAAAACGAAAGAAGCAGCTGAGCACCTGCATCAATTAGCAGAAGGTTATGTGAAAGAATCTTGGAGCGAAGCAGAATTTATAAAACAGACATTTTCTTACATGAGAGTAACAAAAAGTCCGGTAACAGTTGTTGATGCAGAAGGTTTTCAGTTAGTTCAGGATCCGTTTAATATCATGGTTGAAACAGAAGATGGAGCTGTAATAGAAGTATCGCTTTCCTTGCTTGTCGCAAATTATGGAAAACAGGTGCAAGCATTGAATTTCAGAAATGGAGATACATTGATTGTCGAAGGAGAAATAGATGACGGAGATTCTTCTGTCATTTATCCATCAGTTATCCATAAGGATAAATTTAGTGTTGGTGAAGACCCTGACGATGATGAGGTGAGAATCGAAGGCAAAATAAAAAGCGTTTCGCTGCCTAAGGATGGAATGATCAATAGAGGACTCGGTATTCTTTATGATGCACTTTTGGAATGGTTTCCGCTAAAGGAAGAGCAGATAAAGCAGCTTTCTGATGGAGAAAGCTTGCAGTTGAACTGGGTAGAGTCATGGAGTGGAAAACATAATTTAGTACTCATTGAGCCAATAAAAAAAGACGGGGAAATGCAATTTATGTTCTCTGTCACATCTATACAGGAAATCAAAGATACGAATGAAGCACTTCGAATGTTTTATGTGTATATTGGGGTTGCAGGCTTCATTCTCATTATTTTACTGTCATTGTTTTTCTCGCGTATTGTTAGCAGACCACTGATAAAGCTTAATGAAATGGCAAAAAAAATGGTTAATCTTGACTTCTCGTTAGTGAAACCAATTCAGCAGAAGGATGAGCTGGGGAGTCTTTCGAACAATATGCTTGTTATGGCAAAAAATCTGGATGTTGCCTTAAACGACTTGAAGCAAGCCAATAAAAAGCTGAAAGAGGATATGAAAAAACGGGAGCAGATGGAAAAGGAGCAGCGCGAGTTTTTCGAGCATGCATCACATGAATTGAAGACGCCGCTGAGTATTGTCAAAAGCTTTGCAGAAGGATTGCAGGATGGTGTCAGTCCTGATAAACATGACCATTATGTGGAAGTAATCATTGAGGAATCAGAAAAGATGGAAGTGCTGATAAAGGATATGCTGGATTTGGCTAAGTTGGAGAATGGTGCGATTAAACTAAGAAAAACATCCTTTTTGCTCAGTGAAATGATTGAGGTTTTGGCATATAAACTATATTGCATCGCGCAAGAGAAAAACGTTGTGATTGAAATCATGCCAAAGAACGAACAGCATATTTTGGCGGATTATGAGTGGATGGAGCGAGTTATGCAAAATCTTCTTATAAATGCGGTACGACACAGCGAGCCTAATTCAGTTATTGTGATTCGCATCGGTTTGGATCAGAAAAATGGCGGCAGTATTTTTGAAATTGAAAACAAAGGCACACAAATACCGAAAGAGCATTTAGAGAATATTTGGAAACGGTTCTATCGAACTGAATCTTCACGAAGCCGAATGACTGGTGGTACAGGATTAGGGCTGGCGATTGTTCAGCAGATTCTTAATCTGCATGGCTTTCATTACGGAGCAGAAAATATGCCTGACGGTATGCGTTTCTTCGTTCGATTCAAATAA
- a CDS encoding response regulator transcription factor, with the protein MGKKVLLVEDEVRIREVVADYFKKDGWEVYETDNGSSAMDWFDAVFPDLIILDIMMPQMDGFAVTKQVRMRSGVPIILLTAKSSDDDKIQGFELGADEYVTKPFSPKVLVARANSLMKRAIEQYRPTGHMVRFGEAVINMKSHQLQLEGQQVELAPKEYDLLVFLLQHKNIVLARETILNHVWGLDFDGDSRVVDTHIKKLRAKLSGESHHIRTVIGTGYKFE; encoded by the coding sequence ATGGGGAAGAAGGTATTGCTTGTCGAGGATGAAGTGAGAATCCGCGAAGTTGTAGCCGATTATTTCAAGAAGGACGGCTGGGAAGTATATGAAACGGATAATGGAAGCAGTGCAATGGACTGGTTTGATGCCGTTTTTCCGGATCTAATCATTCTTGATATTATGATGCCGCAAATGGATGGATTTGCTGTCACAAAACAGGTGCGAATGAGGTCTGGTGTACCGATTATTCTTCTGACAGCGAAGTCCAGTGACGATGATAAAATTCAGGGATTTGAACTTGGGGCAGATGAGTATGTTACAAAGCCATTCAGTCCCAAAGTATTGGTAGCACGAGCTAATTCATTAATGAAGCGGGCAATTGAACAGTACCGGCCGACTGGACATATGGTTAGGTTTGGCGAAGCTGTCATTAATATGAAGTCCCATCAGCTTCAGCTTGAGGGCCAACAAGTCGAATTAGCGCCAAAGGAATATGACTTATTAGTGTTTCTACTTCAGCATAAAAATATTGTCCTTGCACGCGAAACAATTTTGAATCACGTATGGGGTTTAGACTTCGACGGTGATAGTCGAGTTGTTGATACACATATTAAGAAGCTAAGAGCTAAATTAAGCGGCGAATCACATCATATTCGGACTGTTATAGGAACAGGCTATAAATTTGAATGA
- a CDS encoding teichoic acid D-Ala incorporation-associated protein DltX: MNKLKQLYTHTSIRFVLHTCFYLAILVTLFLMYGFHTANTGNYIYNDF; this comes from the coding sequence ATGAATAAGCTAAAACAGCTGTATACGCACACGAGTATCCGATTCGTATTACATACATGCTTTTATTTAGCAATTCTTGTTACCTTGTTCTTAATGTACGGCTTCCATACGGCCAATACAGGCAACTATATTTATAATGATTTCTAA
- the dltA gene encoding D-alanine--poly(phosphoribitol) ligase subunit DltA yields the protein MKLLTRIAQHAATKPEHTAYRTNDQVLNYKLLWDKSGRLASLIHAMQFDRQTPVVVYGHMGINMPIAFLACVQAGYSYIPVDTSIPLERVRLIVEKSGAALVINTTDSKLDVVSVPVLQISELKMEQQEPISREYWVKNDEVFYIIYTSGSTGNPKGVQITAANLQSFTDWMTNDFPLDEGKVFLNQAPFSFDLSVMDFYPALQSGGSIHTLEKEVINKPKVLFENLSRSSLQIWTSTPSFVQMCFPNPDFNQTMLPELEVFLFCGEVLPLAVAKELKARFPQARIFNTYGPTEATVAITSIEITEELLKKEKALPVGYPKADMRIIVVDEFDNILPEGQKGELILAGPSVSKGYLGEPLLTEKAFGKINEMNAYRTGDAGLIEDGMVYCQGRLDFQIKLHGYRMELEEIEFHLNQSDYIQAAIIIPHAPNEEIEYLIAAVVPAAHEFDKEYKLTAAIRKDLALRLPAYMIPRKFTYHTAMPMTMNGKADRKKLKEEVFA from the coding sequence ATGAAACTTTTAACGCGTATTGCGCAGCATGCGGCAACAAAACCGGAACATACAGCATATCGGACAAATGACCAGGTTCTTAACTATAAATTGCTTTGGGACAAATCGGGCAGACTAGCTAGCTTAATCCATGCCATGCAGTTCGACCGACAGACTCCAGTTGTAGTATATGGTCACATGGGAATTAATATGCCGATAGCATTCCTAGCATGTGTACAGGCAGGCTATTCTTATATACCGGTTGATACATCCATTCCATTGGAACGGGTGCGTCTTATCGTCGAAAAGTCTGGTGCAGCATTAGTAATTAATACAACAGATAGCAAGCTGGATGTTGTTAGTGTTCCAGTTTTACAAATATCTGAACTGAAGATGGAACAACAAGAGCCTATAAGTCGTGAGTATTGGGTTAAGAATGATGAAGTTTTTTACATTATTTATACATCTGGCAGTACTGGAAATCCAAAAGGTGTGCAAATAACTGCAGCAAATTTGCAATCCTTTACCGATTGGATGACAAATGACTTTCCTTTAGATGAAGGCAAAGTATTTTTAAATCAGGCACCTTTCTCCTTTGATTTATCTGTAATGGACTTTTATCCTGCTCTTCAAAGCGGCGGTTCCATTCATACATTGGAGAAAGAGGTAATCAATAAGCCGAAGGTATTATTCGAAAACTTGAGTCGGTCTAGTTTGCAAATCTGGACTTCGACACCATCCTTCGTGCAAATGTGCTTTCCAAATCCGGACTTTAATCAAACGATGCTTCCTGAGCTTGAGGTATTCCTTTTCTGTGGGGAAGTACTACCATTAGCTGTAGCCAAAGAACTGAAAGCACGTTTTCCACAAGCAAGGATTTTTAATACTTATGGGCCAACCGAAGCAACTGTTGCTATAACGTCTATTGAAATTACCGAAGAATTACTTAAAAAAGAGAAGGCACTGCCAGTAGGCTACCCAAAAGCTGATATGCGAATTATAGTTGTAGACGAATTCGATAATATCTTGCCAGAAGGACAAAAGGGAGAGCTTATTCTTGCCGGGCCAAGCGTATCAAAAGGCTATTTAGGTGAGCCGCTGCTGACAGAAAAGGCATTTGGCAAGATAAACGAAATGAATGCTTATCGTACTGGTGATGCCGGCTTGATTGAGGATGGAATGGTGTACTGCCAAGGCAGACTTGATTTTCAAATAAAGCTGCATGGCTATCGGATGGAGCTTGAAGAAATTGAGTTCCACCTTAACCAGTCAGATTATATTCAGGCAGCCATTATTATCCCTCATGCACCAAATGAAGAAATTGAATATTTGATTGCAGCAGTCGTACCTGCAGCTCATGAATTTGACAAGGAATACAAACTGACAGCCGCTATTCGGAAAGATCTTGCTTTGCGCTTGCCGGCATATATGATACCACGTAAATTCACGTATCATACTGCTATGCCAATGACAATGAACGGAAAAGCAGACCGGAAGAAATTGAAGGAAGAGGTATTCGCATGA